The Onthophagus taurus isolate NC chromosome 6, IU_Otau_3.0, whole genome shotgun sequence region aaaacaaatactaGATTTTTAAGGAGGTAAgtaatcgttttatttaaagatttatcaaaattatcaagacatcaaaatgtattaatttactAAACAGATCTAAACAAATCGAAGAAAATCCCGAAGAATACTCTATTTTTGATAATGTTGAAGAAGGAATATGCGATATTTTTGTtggaataaaaaatagttCTTACAAACCAATTGATAGAGCTCGAGCTATAAAAGAAAtgatacaaaatgaattaaattatcaCAGCAGActtttagaatttattaaagcTTATAAAGAAGATTCGAATCAGATGATAGCATCCAGTTTAAATTCAATTGATAAGTTAACAATATCTTtcatagaaaatttaaaagatgcTAACtatgatttaatcaaaataactcgtgtttatgaagaaaatgtaagtaacaaattctttaatacaacttaaataaattaatcaatttatattttttagatttacctatttaaaatatacttaGATATACTTAGACAAACAACTTGTTTAACAGATTCTATTAAATCAAGAACTCTTATTCAcgcaacatttttaaaaatattacttcatTCGTTTAATCATAAAGAAGAGGAAGAAAAG contains the following coding sequences:
- the LOC139429991 gene encoding uncharacterized protein, giving the protein MLYTLGGGDTSKCINLLNRSKQIEENPEEYSIFDNVEEGICDIFVGIKNSSYKPIDRARAIKEMIQNELNYHSRLLEFIKAYKEDSNQMIASSLNSIDKLTISFIENLKDANYDLIKITRVYEENIYLFKIYLDILRQTTCLTDSIKSRTLIHATFLKILLHSFNHKEEEEKAIEGTINIWDNLINGYQHQLDISYDIEKNVPFSSRGRLILRLEFKVDKKDMVVFLFEKVLLFTTMAKQDYLTYKKHYLTSNLIDVEICDNSTKLILSVKDKNNSVKIIKFRDLTKSQSQNIIRFRDSVQHLIN